One Diadema setosum chromosome 8, eeDiaSeto1, whole genome shotgun sequence genomic window carries:
- the LOC140231494 gene encoding uncharacterized protein, producing the protein MMRWRCRKGSARHNILRMACFLVLAAVSLKAGYLLKQSTAHHSTQKNSRHVLLAGIKRPPSFKREREKGLILERSESQGRESSRSYTSELKAKPILPIDEPPHSFSSNRPKVIAGLRKRYQSSGHNLTVDKKTRTKLKSKRFGNQKLPTARNISLSVHTRLVNEPVTKVRDLKLPERGHFNATYNFSGHNDDTNTSNTMGVKKMVDVDEMGHSSANESKQIAFKAKGSDLESQSKDPLLKWSSKQRLRCLRIVSIYTRSLEPFNYWPEYANLKQMFIDAANRIGRDESSPAAHVRCPRHACDINIIPTDDEQILTESDVVVLNVAPLLIKAKLTNLSHHLVKLLPNKTDIVFYSMESPPVIESWVVNLKDIAHHYSMTYHSLSDIVLPYGRSVPGQPMELPGKPVNHSENKTALISWMASNCDRTFWPRLEWVTQLREHVQVDVYGKCGTKSCLPMFSEECMRKMRSYKFYLALESAQCDEYITEKFWVNSLMNGVVPVVYGGRKEAYERVAPPKSFIHVADFSSPKELAEYLIMLDKDNTLYEEYFAWRREGHVENVYPRLQPDAFCEPLQPNLPGRVRRRAKRVGDIEYFKECRREPQALLAKKGDINEWSPWR; encoded by the coding sequence ATGATGAGGTGGCGGTGTCGGAAGGGAAGCGCCAGACACAATATTTTACGCATGGCGTGCTTTCTTGTACTCGCCGCTGTTTCCCTGAAAGCTGGCTACCTTCTGAAACAGAGTACAGCACACCACTCAACGCAGAAAAACTCCAGACATGTTTTGCTTGCTGGTATCAAGAGACCACCGTCCTttaagagagagcgagagaaagGATTGATATTGGAGAGAAGCGAAAGTCAAGGAAGGGAAAGCAGCAGGAGTTATACCAGTGAACTAAAGGCAAAACCAATCTTACCAATCGACGAGCCTCCGCATAGTTTCTCTAGTAATCGTCCGAAAGTCATTGCAGGATTGAGAAAGCGGTATCAAAGCAGCGGTCACAACCTGACAGTGGACAAAAAGACCCGAACTAAATTAAAGTCAAAAAGGTTTGGCAACCAGAAACTACCTACAGCGAGGAATATAAGCTTGTCCGTTCATACTCGGCTCGTGAACGAGCCCGTAACAAAGGTCAGGGACTTGAAATTGCCCGAAAGAGGTCATTTTAACGCGACTTATAATTTCAGTGGTCACAACGAtgatacaaacacaagcaaTACAATGGGTGTTAAGAAAATGGTCGATGTAGATGAAATGGGACACTCATCGGCAAATGAATCCAAACAGATTGCTTTCAAAGCGAAGGGAAGTGATTTAGAATCTCAAAGCAAGGACCCCCTTCTAAAATGGTCGTCAAAGCAAAGGCTGCGCTGCTTACGAATCGTAAGCATCTACACTCGATCCCTAGAGCCGTTCAACTATTGGCCAGAATATGCAAATCTCAAACAAATGTTTATCGATGCAGCAAACAGAATAGGACGTGACGAATCCTCCCCAGCTGCCCATGTTAGATGTCCTCGCCACGCATGTGACATTAACATCATACCGACCGATGACGAACAAATTCTGACCGAAAGTGATGTTGTTGTCTTGAATGTTGCTCCCCTTTTGATCAAAGCAAAACTGACCAACCTGTCGCATCATCTTGTCAAGTTACTGCCAAATAAAACGGACATTGTCTTTTACTCCATGGAAAGTCCACCTGTCATTGAGTCTTGGGTTGTTAATCTTAAAGATATTGCGCATCATTATTCAATGACCTACCATTCGTTGAGCGACATTGTTTTGCCGTATGGAAGATCTGTTCCAGGCCAACCTATGGAGCTGCCAGGGAAACCGGTCAACCACAGCGAGAACAAGACTGCGCTAATATCATGGATGGCGAGCAACTGCGACAGAACTTTCTGGCCAAGATTGGAGTGGGTTACCCAATTACGAGAACATGTGCAGGTTGACGTCTACGGAAAGTGTGGAACAAAGAGTTGCTTGCCGATGTTCTCGGAAGAGTGTATGAGAAAAATGAGGTCTTACAAGTTTTACTTGGCATTGGAGAGCGCTCAGTGCGACGAGTACATCACGGAGAAGTTCTGGGTAAATAGTCTGATGAACGGCGTTGTGCCGGTTGTGTATGGCGGACGAAAGGAGGCATACGAGCGTGTGGCGCCACCAAAGTCCTTCATTCACGTGGCGGACTTCTCTTCCCCCAAGGAACTTGCCGAATACCTGATAATGTTAGACAAAGATAACACTCTCTATGAGGAGTATTTCGCATGGCGCAGGGAAGGACACGTGGAGAATGTATATCCGAGATTGCAACCTGACGCTTTCTGTGAACCACTGCAACCAAATTTGCCAGGGCGAGTTCGACGTCGTGCAAAACGAGTGGGCGATATCGAATACTTCAAGGAGTGTCGCAGGGAACCTCAAGCTCTGTTGGCTAAAAAAGGAGACATAAATGAATGGTCTCCCTGGAGATGA